The following are encoded in a window of Bradyrhizobium guangdongense genomic DNA:
- a CDS encoding methionine ABC transporter permease, with protein MSPELINLILQATFESLYMVGIAALLGTAIGLPLGVFLATSRKGELFAAPIVNRVLGAVVNATRSTPFIILVVAIIPFTRLIAGTSIGSTAAIVPLTIASAPFIARLVEAAIREVDAGLIETASSFGASPIQIVFKVLIPEALPGLVLALTLATVSLLGYSAMVGAVGGGGLGDLGIRYGYQRFMPEMMLAVVVVLIALVQLVQSAGDHLARRLNRRLRHP; from the coding sequence ATGTCGCCTGAACTGATCAACCTGATCCTCCAGGCGACGTTCGAGAGCCTGTACATGGTCGGCATCGCCGCGCTGCTCGGCACCGCCATCGGCCTGCCGCTCGGCGTCTTCCTCGCCACCAGCCGCAAGGGCGAGCTGTTTGCGGCGCCCATCGTCAACCGCGTGCTCGGCGCCGTCGTGAATGCGACGCGCTCGACGCCTTTCATCATTCTGGTGGTCGCCATCATCCCGTTCACGCGGCTGATTGCCGGCACCTCGATCGGCTCGACGGCGGCGATCGTACCGCTGACCATCGCCTCGGCGCCGTTCATCGCGCGGCTGGTCGAGGCGGCGATCCGCGAGGTCGATGCCGGCCTGATCGAGACCGCGTCCTCGTTCGGCGCATCGCCGATCCAGATCGTGTTCAAGGTGCTGATCCCCGAGGCGCTGCCGGGCCTGGTGCTGGCGCTCACTCTCGCGACCGTGAGCCTGCTCGGCTACTCCGCCATGGTCGGCGCGGTCGGCGGCGGCGGGCTTGGCGATCTCGGCATCCGCTACGGCTACCAGCGCTTCATGCCGGAAATGATGCTGGCCGTCGTCGTCGTGCTGATCGCGCTGGTGCAGCTCGTGCAGAGCGCAGGCGACCATCTGGCGCGCCGGCTCAATCGCCGGCTGCGGCACCCCTGA